A DNA window from Micromonospora sp. NBC_01739 contains the following coding sequences:
- a CDS encoding potassium transporter TrkA — protein sequence MGKGVYVQELPGIGRRYDVDLGSHTQRISIVVRRDGTRDLYVLAAGADDPVAVIEMSEEQARKVGALLSGTYFTE from the coding sequence ATGGGCAAGGGCGTCTATGTGCAGGAGTTGCCGGGCATCGGCAGACGGTACGACGTGGACCTGGGCAGCCACACCCAGCGGATCTCGATCGTGGTACGCCGGGACGGGACCCGGGACCTGTACGTCCTCGCCGCCGGGGCGGACGATCCGGTGGCCGTGATCGAGATGTCCGAGGAGCAGGCCCGCAAGGTGGGGGCTCTGCTGTCCGGCACCTACTTCACGGAGTAA
- a CDS encoding glycoside hydrolase family 43 protein, giving the protein MSRVLGRVGALLAAVCLLLLPAAQAPRAEAAAAGPGAEAAAQAPGAAALDPFTGYLMAHFTGESATGEQVYLAHSRDGLTWRDLNNGAPVLLSTIGTRGVRDPALVRSPAGDRYWIVATDLRIASGTPWGDAANRGSTSLVVWESRDLVNWSTPWLINVAGGIPGAGNAWAPEAIYNQATGDYVVYWATNSARNGVTKHRIWYVRTTDFRSFTAPQLYIERPGGGQGIIDTQIIEVPDSVGGYRYYRASADGHITIEASNSILGSWTSLGNLSHLGISNGTGGGNVVEGPMWMQFNGRNEWALYLDQYATGRGYLPITSTNLGAVTNFRTRSDFHMGASRKRHGSILNLTAAEESRVLARWPSNAPVHRIQAYTHQDRYVRHANYDVRIDANVNPAQDAQFRMVPGLAGNAGYVSFESVNYPGHYLRHYGFDFVLAANDGGAVFAADATFRQVPGLGNSGWSSFQSYNYPDRYLRHYDYQLRLDPITDTQARNDATFRLTS; this is encoded by the coding sequence ATGTCGAGAGTTCTGGGCCGGGTGGGTGCGCTGCTCGCCGCCGTCTGCCTGCTGTTGCTGCCCGCCGCGCAGGCACCCCGTGCCGAGGCCGCCGCAGCGGGACCGGGTGCCGAGGCCGCCGCGCAGGCGCCGGGAGCTGCCGCGCTGGATCCGTTCACCGGGTACCTGATGGCGCACTTCACCGGGGAGTCCGCCACCGGGGAACAGGTCTACCTGGCCCACAGCCGGGACGGGCTGACCTGGCGCGACCTGAACAACGGTGCCCCCGTCCTGCTCTCCACCATCGGCACCCGGGGGGTCCGCGACCCGGCCCTGGTCCGCTCGCCCGCCGGGGACCGGTACTGGATCGTCGCCACCGACCTGCGCATCGCCAGCGGCACCCCGTGGGGCGACGCCGCCAACCGGGGCAGCACCTCCCTGGTGGTGTGGGAGTCCCGCGACCTGGTCAACTGGTCCACCCCCTGGCTGATCAACGTCGCGGGTGGGATCCCCGGGGCGGGCAACGCCTGGGCGCCGGAGGCCATCTACAACCAGGCCACCGGCGACTACGTCGTCTACTGGGCGACGAACTCCGCCCGTAACGGGGTCACCAAACACCGGATCTGGTACGTGCGCACGACCGACTTCCGCAGCTTCACCGCCCCGCAGCTGTACATCGAGCGTCCGGGTGGCGGTCAGGGCATCATCGACACCCAGATCATCGAGGTACCCGACAGCGTCGGCGGCTACCGCTACTACCGGGCCTCCGCCGACGGACACATCACGATCGAGGCCAGCAACTCGATCCTGGGCTCCTGGACCAGCCTGGGCAACCTGTCCCACCTGGGCATCTCCAACGGCACCGGCGGCGGCAACGTGGTCGAGGGGCCGATGTGGATGCAGTTCAACGGCCGCAACGAGTGGGCGCTGTACCTGGACCAGTACGCCACCGGCCGCGGCTACCTGCCGATCACCTCGACCAACCTTGGCGCGGTCACCAACTTCCGCACCCGGTCCGACTTCCACATGGGGGCCAGCCGCAAACGGCACGGCTCGATCCTCAACCTGACCGCCGCCGAGGAGAGCCGGGTGCTGGCCCGCTGGCCCAGCAACGCCCCGGTCCACCGGATCCAGGCGTACACCCACCAGGACCGCTACGTGCGGCACGCCAACTACGACGTACGCATCGACGCGAACGTCAACCCCGCCCAGGACGCCCAGTTCCGGATGGTGCCCGGCCTGGCCGGCAACGCCGGGTACGTCTCCTTCGAGTCGGTCAACTATCCCGGGCACTACCTGCGGCACTACGGGTTCGACTTCGTGCTGGCGGCCAACGACGGCGGTGCGGTCTTCGCGGCCGACGCCACCTTCCGGCAGGTCCCCGGGCTGGGCAACAGCGGCTGGTCGTCGTTCCAGTCGTACAACTACCCCGACCGGTACCTGCGGCACTACGACTACCAACTGCGCCTGGACCCGATCACCGACACCCAGGCCCGCAACGACGCGACCTTCCGACTGACCTCGTGA
- a CDS encoding glyoxalase: MKTTEERITPNETTLPLLPCAAVDETIVFWRALGFAVTWEQRKPYLFLAFEFSGFELHYGRPPRGFEPAEQTVGCLVMVDAVAPYHAAFVAGMRGTYGKMLSQGLPRITRYRPGASRFSVVDPSGNTITFIRRDEPAELEYGGSKKLAGLARVLDNARTLREFKSDDQAAFRALNSGLRRHGDEAPAVEQALALAALIELSTALGKVDLTTHPPPPGCPRPSPALLIKRFWSEEAHARDANLLVNRDQGAEGRARGGWGRECRGGTGRCGGCRR; this comes from the coding sequence GTGAAGACGACCGAGGAACGGATAACGCCGAACGAGACCACCCTGCCGCTGCTGCCCTGTGCGGCGGTGGACGAGACGATCGTCTTCTGGCGGGCCCTCGGCTTCGCGGTGACCTGGGAGCAACGCAAGCCGTACCTGTTCCTGGCCTTCGAGTTCAGCGGCTTCGAACTGCACTACGGCCGTCCGCCGCGCGGGTTCGAGCCGGCCGAACAGACCGTCGGCTGCCTGGTGATGGTCGACGCGGTCGCGCCGTACCATGCCGCGTTCGTAGCGGGGATGCGCGGCACGTACGGCAAGATGCTGTCCCAGGGGTTGCCTCGGATCACCCGCTACCGGCCCGGTGCGTCGCGGTTCAGCGTCGTCGACCCGTCCGGCAACACCATCACCTTCATCCGCCGCGACGAGCCGGCCGAGCTGGAGTACGGCGGGTCGAAGAAGCTGGCCGGTCTGGCCCGGGTGCTCGACAACGCCCGCACCCTGCGCGAGTTCAAAAGCGACGACCAGGCCGCCTTCCGGGCCCTCAACTCCGGACTGCGCCGGCACGGCGACGAGGCCCCTGCCGTGGAGCAGGCGTTGGCACTCGCCGCCCTGATCGAACTGTCGACCGCGCTGGGCAAGGTGGACCTGACCACCCACCCGCCTCCGCCCGGCTGCCCCCGCCCCTCCCCCGCCCTGTTGATCAAGAGGTTTTGGTCTGAGGAAGCGCATGCCCGAGACGCAAACCTCTTGGTCAACAGAGACCAGGGGGCCGAAGGGAGGGCTAGAGGTGGGTGGGGGCGGGAATGCCGAGGAGGGACAGGCCGGTGTGGAGGGTGTCGCCGGTGA
- the argS gene encoding arginine--tRNA ligase: MTVPSLASSLSDSVSAAATSLGLADFVAQVRRSEHADFQADGVLAAARSLRRRPRDIAAEVVEALRAEDLSAQVAGPGFVNLDLTDRALLTQLAGRLADPRLGVGTPEVGVTTVVDYSQPNIAKEMHVGHLRSTIIGDALVRILEHLGGTVVRRNHIGDWGTQFGMLIQYQNEQPLTPDDSDEVSMSRLATLYRQARARFDTDPQFAVRARQRVVALQGGDPDTVAAWQDIVAESTRYFTEVYDRLGVRLTPADAVGESAYNDALPGVAADLAAQAVAVPSDGALCVFFDEVRGPDGAPSPLIVRKRDGGFGYAATDLAALRQRVADLHADRLLYVVDARQSLHFTMVFDTARRAGWLPPQVSAVHVAFGTVLGPDGRPFKTRTGDTVRLVDLLTEAVDRAREVVAAKNPDLTGTALHERARQVGIGAVKYADLATSRTRDYTYDPQRMLALTGNTGVYLQYAHARIRSLLARAGDLAPTVDPTTTLDPAERALILDLDAFADTLTEVLAHYEPHRLCGYLYRLAQTFTTFYERCPVLRAPDPVRSNRLALCHLTGDTLHTGLSLLGIPAPTHL, translated from the coding sequence GTGACCGTGCCCTCGTTGGCCTCGTCGTTGTCCGACAGCGTCTCCGCCGCCGCCACTTCCCTGGGGTTGGCGGACTTCGTTGCGCAGGTGCGCCGATCGGAGCACGCCGACTTCCAGGCCGACGGGGTGCTGGCGGCGGCCCGGTCGCTGCGGCGGCGCCCGCGTGACATCGCCGCCGAGGTGGTCGAGGCGCTGCGCGCCGAGGACCTGTCGGCCCAGGTCGCCGGGCCCGGATTCGTCAACCTGGACCTGACCGACCGGGCACTGTTGACCCAGCTCGCCGGGCGGCTCGCCGACCCCCGGCTGGGCGTCGGTACGCCGGAGGTCGGCGTCACCACGGTCGTCGACTACTCACAGCCGAACATCGCCAAGGAGATGCACGTCGGGCACCTGCGCTCGACCATCATCGGTGACGCGCTGGTCCGCATCCTCGAACACCTCGGCGGCACGGTGGTACGCCGCAACCACATCGGTGACTGGGGCACCCAGTTCGGCATGCTCATCCAGTACCAGAACGAGCAGCCCTTGACGCCCGACGACAGCGACGAGGTGTCGATGAGCCGGCTGGCCACCCTCTACCGGCAGGCCCGGGCCCGGTTCGACACCGATCCGCAGTTCGCCGTACGGGCCCGGCAGCGGGTGGTGGCGTTGCAGGGCGGCGACCCGGACACCGTGGCCGCCTGGCAGGACATCGTCGCCGAGTCCACCCGCTACTTCACCGAGGTCTACGACCGGCTCGGGGTGCGGCTGACCCCCGCCGACGCGGTCGGCGAGAGCGCGTACAACGATGCCCTGCCCGGCGTCGCCGCGGACCTGGCGGCCCAGGCCGTGGCGGTGCCCAGCGACGGCGCGCTCTGTGTCTTCTTCGACGAGGTACGCGGACCGGACGGCGCACCTAGCCCGTTGATCGTCCGCAAACGTGACGGCGGCTTCGGCTACGCCGCTACCGATCTGGCGGCGCTGCGGCAACGGGTCGCCGACCTGCACGCCGACCGGCTGCTCTACGTGGTCGACGCCCGGCAGTCGCTGCACTTCACCATGGTCTTCGACACCGCGCGGCGGGCCGGCTGGCTGCCGCCGCAGGTGTCCGCCGTGCATGTCGCCTTCGGCACGGTCCTCGGCCCGGACGGGCGGCCCTTCAAGACCCGGACCGGTGACACCGTGCGCCTGGTGGACCTGCTGACCGAGGCGGTCGACCGGGCCCGCGAGGTGGTCGCCGCGAAGAACCCGGACCTGACCGGGACGGCCCTGCACGAGCGGGCCCGGCAGGTCGGCATCGGCGCGGTCAAGTACGCCGACCTGGCCACCAGCCGTACCCGCGACTACACCTACGACCCGCAGCGGATGCTGGCGTTGACCGGCAACACCGGCGTCTATCTCCAGTACGCCCACGCCCGGATCCGGTCACTCCTGGCCCGGGCCGGGGACCTCGCCCCCACGGTGGACCCGACGACCACCCTGGACCCGGCCGAGCGGGCGCTGATCCTGGACCTGGACGCCTTCGCCGACACCCTCACCGAGGTCCTCGCCCACTACGAACCGCACCGGCTCTGCGGCTATCTGTACCGGCTGGCGCAGACCTTCACCACCTTCTACGAACGCTGCCCGGTGCTGCGCGCCCCCGACCCGGTCCGGTCCAACCGACTGGCCCTGTGCCACCTCACCGGCGACACCCTCCACACCGGCCTGTCCCTCCTCGGCATTCCCGCCCCCACCCACCTCTAG
- a CDS encoding VOC family protein produces MNPSELPTSPVRQLRLVVEAEDYEAAVRFYRDVLGLPEQAAYAGDGDARVVILDAGRATLEIANPAQKRMIDEVEVGQQVAPRLRVAFEVDDTPAATDRLVAGGATQVAPPTTTPWHSVNARLDAPAGLHITLFQELHTPETRTTLDGFTTNP; encoded by the coding sequence GTGAATCCGTCTGAGCTGCCCACGTCGCCGGTACGTCAACTGCGGCTGGTCGTCGAGGCCGAGGACTACGAGGCGGCGGTCCGGTTCTACCGCGACGTGCTGGGCCTACCCGAGCAGGCCGCCTACGCCGGTGACGGCGACGCCCGGGTGGTGATCCTGGACGCCGGCCGGGCCACCCTGGAGATCGCCAACCCGGCGCAGAAGCGAATGATCGACGAGGTGGAGGTCGGGCAGCAGGTCGCGCCGAGATTGCGAGTGGCCTTCGAGGTCGACGACACCCCCGCCGCCACCGACCGCCTGGTCGCCGGAGGCGCCACCCAGGTCGCCCCACCCACCACCACCCCATGGCACTCCGTCAACGCCCGCCTGGACGCCCCCGCCGGCCTGCACATCACCCTCTTCCAAGAACTGCACACCCCCGAAACCCGCACCACCCTGGACGGCTTCACCACCAACCCCTAA
- the katG gene encoding catalase/peroxidase HPI, with protein MSESENPAIPSPAPKPGRPKTNQDWWPNQLNLQVLHQHSPRANPMGATYDYATEFAGLDVEALRRDVFEVMTTSQEWWPADYGHYGPLFIRMSWHSAGTYRIEDGRGGAGDGAQRFAPLNSWPDNANLDKARRLLWPVKQKYGRKISWADLLVFAGNCALESMGFKTFGFGFGREDVWEPEEIFWGPEDTWLGDERYSGDRELSGPLGAVQMGLIYVNPEGPNGVPDPLASARDIRETFRRMAMDDEETVALIAGGHTFGKTHGAAPASYLGPEPEGAPLEEQGLGWRNSFGTGMGNDTITSGLEGAWTPTPITWDNSYFDTLFGYEWEVHDSPAGAKQWRPKNGAASDAVPSAHDPSIRYAPMMATSDIALRADPIYEQISRRFHEHPDQLAEAFAKAWYKLLHRDMGPVSRYLGPWVPEPQLWQDPVPPVDHELVDVADLESLKASLLAAGLSVAQLVRTAWASAASFRGTDQRGGANGARIRLEPQRNWAVNDPAELAQVLPVLQGVQEEFNAGQSGGKRISLADVIVLGGCAAIEQAARSAGYDITVPFFPGRTDASQEQTDVNSFTVLEPRADGFRNYVRQGQKLSPETLLLDRANLLNLTAPEMTVLIGGLRALDANTGQTPLGVLTDRPGMLTNDFFVNLLDMDTQWKVSTSTENVYEGRSRTTGKVVWTATAVDLVFGANSQLRGIAEVYASADGQEKFLQDFVAAWVKVMNLDRFDLRASTRYA; from the coding sequence GTGTCCGAAAGCGAGAACCCGGCAATCCCCTCCCCGGCTCCCAAGCCGGGTCGACCGAAGACGAACCAGGACTGGTGGCCCAACCAGCTCAACCTTCAGGTGCTGCACCAGCACTCACCCCGGGCCAACCCGATGGGTGCGACATACGACTATGCGACCGAGTTCGCCGGTCTGGATGTCGAGGCCCTCAGACGCGACGTCTTCGAGGTGATGACCACCTCGCAGGAGTGGTGGCCGGCGGACTACGGCCACTACGGTCCGCTGTTCATCCGGATGAGCTGGCACTCCGCCGGCACGTACCGGATCGAGGATGGTCGGGGCGGTGCCGGCGACGGCGCGCAACGCTTCGCCCCCCTCAACAGTTGGCCGGACAACGCCAACCTGGACAAGGCCCGCCGGCTGCTCTGGCCGGTCAAGCAGAAGTACGGTCGGAAGATCTCCTGGGCCGACCTGCTGGTCTTCGCCGGCAACTGTGCCCTGGAGTCGATGGGTTTCAAGACCTTCGGCTTCGGTTTCGGGCGCGAGGACGTCTGGGAGCCGGAGGAGATCTTCTGGGGGCCGGAGGACACCTGGCTCGGCGACGAACGCTACAGCGGTGACCGGGAACTCTCCGGCCCGCTGGGTGCGGTGCAGATGGGACTGATCTACGTCAACCCGGAGGGTCCCAACGGGGTTCCGGATCCGTTGGCCTCTGCCCGGGACATCCGGGAGACCTTCCGGCGGATGGCGATGGACGACGAGGAGACCGTGGCCCTCATCGCCGGTGGGCACACCTTCGGCAAGACCCACGGGGCCGCCCCCGCCAGCTACCTGGGCCCGGAGCCCGAGGGCGCCCCCCTGGAGGAGCAGGGGCTGGGCTGGCGGAACAGCTTCGGCACCGGCATGGGCAACGACACCATCACCAGCGGCCTGGAGGGCGCCTGGACCCCCACCCCGATCACCTGGGACAACAGCTACTTCGACACCCTTTTCGGGTACGAGTGGGAGGTGCACGACAGCCCGGCCGGGGCGAAGCAGTGGCGGCCGAAGAACGGTGCCGCCTCCGACGCCGTGCCGTCCGCCCACGACCCCTCGATCCGGTACGCCCCGATGATGGCCACCAGCGACATCGCGCTGCGCGCCGACCCGATCTACGAGCAGATCTCGCGGCGTTTCCATGAGCACCCGGACCAGCTCGCGGAGGCGTTCGCGAAGGCCTGGTACAAGCTGCTGCACCGGGACATGGGTCCGGTGTCGCGTTACCTGGGGCCGTGGGTGCCCGAGCCGCAGCTGTGGCAGGACCCGGTGCCGCCGGTGGATCACGAACTGGTCGACGTCGCCGACCTGGAGAGCCTGAAGGCGTCCCTGCTGGCCGCCGGCCTGTCCGTGGCCCAACTGGTCCGTACGGCGTGGGCCTCGGCGGCGAGCTTCCGGGGCACCGACCAGCGCGGCGGCGCCAACGGGGCCCGGATCCGGCTGGAGCCGCAGCGCAACTGGGCGGTCAACGACCCGGCCGAGTTGGCCCAGGTCCTGCCGGTGCTTCAGGGGGTGCAGGAGGAGTTCAACGCCGGGCAGTCCGGGGGCAAGCGGATCTCCCTGGCGGATGTGATCGTCCTGGGTGGGTGCGCCGCCATCGAGCAGGCGGCCCGCAGTGCCGGGTACGACATCACGGTCCCGTTCTTCCCCGGTCGTACCGACGCCAGCCAGGAACAGACCGACGTGAACTCCTTCACCGTGCTCGAACCCCGGGCCGACGGGTTCCGCAACTACGTGCGCCAGGGGCAGAAGCTGTCGCCGGAGACCCTGCTGCTGGATCGGGCCAACCTGTTGAACCTCACCGCGCCCGAGATGACCGTCCTGATCGGCGGGCTGCGGGCCCTGGACGCGAACACCGGACAGACCCCTCTCGGGGTGCTCACCGACCGGCCCGGGATGTTGACCAACGACTTCTTCGTCAACCTGCTCGACATGGACACCCAGTGGAAGGTGTCCACCTCGACGGAGAACGTCTACGAGGGCCGGAGTCGGACCACCGGCAAGGTGGTCTGGACGGCCACCGCGGTCGATCTGGTCTTCGGTGCGAACTCCCAGCTCCGAGGCATCGCGGAGGTGTACGCCAGCGCCGACGGCCAGGAGAAGTTCCTCCAGGACTTCGTCGCGGCCTGGGTCAAGGTGATGAACCTGGACCGCTTCGACCTGAGGGCGTCGACCCGGTACGCCTAG
- a CDS encoding RNA polymerase sigma factor, with protein MEEEAGRVGRAGVAPAPTVSGPARHTAGPTVREGGGVLGSIAAGESGIRADLEQVFRASYPRIVAVAARVLGSRAEAEDVAQEVFLAFGRSSVPAGQAVGWLSVAAAHTALNQVRSRRRRTAREQFAGPPEAAPDIAEAVVTRDECRRVRAALAQLPRRQAVALLLRHSGLSYAEVAAALDLSPGSVGTTVRRAESALRKELNRHASSE; from the coding sequence ATGGAGGAGGAAGCTGGTCGAGTCGGGCGGGCAGGGGTGGCCCCCGCGCCGACGGTGTCCGGGCCCGCCCGCCACACCGCCGGGCCGACCGTACGCGAGGGGGGTGGCGTGCTCGGGTCGATCGCAGCGGGAGAAAGCGGCATCCGGGCCGATCTCGAACAGGTCTTCCGGGCCAGCTATCCCCGGATCGTCGCGGTCGCCGCCCGGGTCCTGGGGTCCCGCGCCGAGGCCGAGGATGTGGCCCAGGAGGTGTTCCTGGCCTTCGGGCGCTCCTCGGTGCCGGCCGGTCAGGCGGTGGGCTGGCTGTCGGTCGCGGCGGCGCACACCGCGCTGAACCAGGTCCGGTCCCGCCGCCGCCGCACCGCCCGGGAGCAGTTCGCGGGCCCCCCGGAGGCGGCCCCGGACATCGCCGAGGCGGTGGTGACCCGCGACGAGTGTCGACGGGTACGGGCCGCCCTGGCCCAACTGCCCCGCCGACAGGCCGTCGCCCTCCTGCTGCGGCACAGCGGTCTCAGCTACGCCGAGGTCGCCGCCGCGCTAGACCTCTCCCCCGGCAGTGTCGGCACGACCGTACGCCGGGCCGAGTCCGCCCTACGCAAGGAGTTGAACCGTCATGCGTCATCCGAGTGA
- a CDS encoding ABC transporter ATP-binding protein produces the protein MTGPEARPSGRVAAKKGPVTRNGGRHLAQRDLLVERDGTPAGVQDGGSVEAAERLLAELPPTPAVWCSQLRKRYRRRTAVDGVSFTVDRGEVVGLLGPNGAGKTTVIKILLGLVRPDGGEVQLLGRPAGDPRSRARVGYLPELFRYQPWLTAAEVLTLHVRLAGAEVPPRQRQECLAAVGLADRAEDRVGGFSKGMQQRLGLAVALVARPELVVLDEPTSALDPLGRADVRDLLLSLKARGVAVLLNSHLIGEVERVCDRVVILDSGRVAAAGTLADLLGQGELRLRLDGVDERARDRLAAAGALTQEGNLFTVRLLDTEPTAVPELVADLVGLGVRVHAVEPGRVSLEERLLAILRAGGDR, from the coding sequence GTGACCGGCCCGGAGGCCCGGCCGAGCGGCCGGGTAGCCGCAAAGAAGGGCCCGGTCACCCGGAACGGCGGTCGGCACCTCGCCCAGCGGGACCTCCTCGTCGAGCGGGACGGCACGCCTGCCGGGGTGCAGGACGGCGGATCGGTCGAAGCGGCGGAGCGACTGCTGGCCGAACTGCCACCCACCCCGGCGGTGTGGTGCTCGCAGTTGCGCAAGAGGTACCGGCGACGCACCGCAGTCGACGGTGTCTCCTTCACGGTCGACCGGGGTGAGGTGGTGGGGCTGCTGGGCCCCAACGGCGCCGGCAAGACCACCGTCATCAAGATCCTGCTGGGACTGGTCCGACCGGACGGGGGCGAGGTGCAGTTGCTCGGACGACCGGCGGGTGATCCGCGCTCGCGGGCTCGGGTCGGCTATCTGCCGGAGCTGTTCCGGTATCAGCCGTGGCTGACCGCCGCGGAGGTGCTGACCCTGCACGTCCGGCTGGCCGGTGCGGAGGTGCCGCCACGACAGCGGCAGGAGTGCCTGGCCGCCGTCGGGCTGGCCGACCGGGCCGAGGACCGGGTGGGCGGCTTCTCCAAGGGCATGCAGCAGCGCCTGGGATTGGCGGTGGCGCTGGTGGCCCGCCCGGAACTCGTCGTCCTGGACGAGCCGACCAGCGCCCTGGATCCACTGGGCCGGGCCGACGTACGGGACCTGCTGCTCTCCCTCAAGGCTCGTGGGGTGGCCGTCCTGCTGAACTCGCACCTCATCGGCGAGGTGGAACGGGTCTGTGACCGGGTGGTCATCCTCGACTCCGGGCGGGTGGCCGCCGCCGGTACCCTGGCCGACCTGCTCGGCCAGGGTGAGCTGCGGCTGCGGCTCGACGGGGTGGACGAGCGGGCCCGTGACCGGCTGGCCGCCGCCGGTGCCCTGACCCAGGAGGGGAACCTGTTCACCGTCCGGCTGTTGGACACCGAGCCGACCGCCGTACCGGAGCTGGTGGCCGACCTGGTCGGCCTGGGGGTGCGGGTACACGCGGTCGAGCCGGGGCGGGTCAGTCTCGAGGAGCGGCTGCTGGCCATCCTGCGTGCCGGAGGCGACCGGTGA
- a CDS encoding ABC transporter permease: protein MIFRTVLTMAALTLQEAARRRVLRSLGALTVVLLALSAWGFSRIDAEFGGLTSGEARLVAAMVLNLVMFGLSLIAALGTAFLAGPTLAGDIESGAALAILARPVHRFAVLVGKWLGLIAFGAGFVALAGLAQLLVVRVTVGYWPPQPVTGLALLAAQTVVLLTLGLLLSSVSSPMASGVVAVGLFGATWIAGVVGAFGTALDNEGVARVGTVSRMLLPTDGLWRGAMNAFQDPTVLMQFGPAMQGHPFLSDASLTLTYLAWAVLWVALVLGLTGLVFRRRDL, encoded by the coding sequence ATGATCTTTCGGACCGTACTCACCATGGCCGCCCTGACCCTCCAGGAGGCCGCCCGGCGGCGGGTGCTGCGCTCCCTGGGCGCACTGACGGTGGTGCTGCTGGCGCTCAGCGCCTGGGGGTTCTCCCGGATCGACGCCGAGTTCGGCGGGCTGACCAGCGGCGAGGCCCGGCTGGTCGCGGCCATGGTGCTCAACCTGGTGATGTTCGGCCTGAGCCTGATCGCCGCCCTGGGTACGGCGTTCCTCGCCGGTCCCACCCTGGCCGGTGACATCGAGTCCGGGGCGGCCCTGGCGATCCTGGCCCGACCGGTGCACCGGTTCGCGGTGCTGGTGGGCAAGTGGCTCGGGCTGATCGCCTTCGGCGCCGGCTTCGTCGCCCTGGCCGGCCTGGCTCAACTGCTGGTCGTACGGGTCACGGTCGGCTACTGGCCGCCGCAGCCGGTGACCGGCCTGGCGCTGCTCGCCGCGCAGACCGTCGTACTGCTGACCCTGGGGCTGCTGCTCTCCAGCGTCAGTTCACCGATGGCCTCCGGGGTGGTGGCCGTCGGCCTGTTCGGTGCCACCTGGATCGCGGGGGTGGTCGGCGCGTTCGGCACCGCGCTGGACAACGAGGGGGTGGCCCGGGTCGGTACGGTGTCCCGGATGCTGCTGCCCACCGACGGGCTGTGGCGGGGGGCGATGAACGCCTTCCAGGATCCGACCGTGCTGATGCAGTTCGGCCCGGCCATGCAGGGCCACCCGTTCCTCAGTGACGCCTCGCTGACCCTCACCTACCTGGCCTGGGCGGTCCTCTGGGTGGCGCTCGTGCTAGGCCTCACCGGGCTGGTGTTCCGCCGCCGTGACCTGTGA